In Brevibacterium pigmentatum, the sequence GAGGAAGCTCGCCGAGGCGGCTCTGCCCTGATCATCGCCCGTGGAGAAGGTCGTCGACTCCCCCGTCGGAGCCGTCAGGGTCACGGTCGCGGAGTCATGGTCGGCCGCCTCGACGGTGGAGTTCCGATCATCAGGACCGGACTCAATCGCGGATTCGGTGTCGGTCGCCTCGGGGAGGGTTGCTGCTACCTGCCATTTCTGCAGGTCGGTGTCGTTCTTGAGCACGGTGAAGGCGGAGTACGAGTGCCAGGCGTCGGCGGGGACGTCGAGGCTGCCGTTGGTGAACGCCGCGATCCGGTCGCCGCGGATTCCGCGGTCCCTGACCACCCGAGCCTCGGTGAGCTCCTCGGCGGGGAATCCCTTGACCGGGAACCGGAACAGTCTGGCAGCACGCATACCTTCGATTGTAGGAGCCGGGCGACACGGAAGGGTCGGGGTGAGAGCAAACGCACAGCCACCTCGGCGAGGGTCGATCTTGATTCATACCCCATAGGGGTATACAGTGTGACCATGACTGAGCAACATGGATACACCCCGCAGAAGGACGCTCTCACGCGGAGGATGAAGCGGATCGAAGGTCAGGTCCGCGGCATCGGGAAGATGATCGATGACGATAAATACTGCATCGACATCCTCACCCAGGTCTCCGCCGCGACAGCCGCGCTGCACGCGGTCTCCATCAACCTCCTCGAAGAGCACATCGCTCACTGCGTGGTCGACGCCGCCGGGTCCGGCGACGAAGAGGAAGCGCGGAAGAAGGTCGAGGAGGCATCAGCCGCCATCTCCCGACTCATCAAGAGCTGAGCCGGACGGCCGCGTCCGCCCGTTCGGGGTGCGACGACGCCTGAGGCCCGGACATCGGGACACTTTCACAGCTGATAGGAGAGCACGATGACGACCACCACCATCACCGTTTCGGGAATGACCTGCGGACACTGCGAAGCCGCGGTCAAGGAAGAGCTCGGCGCACTTGCGGGCGTCTCGGACGTCGCGGTCGACCTCAACGCCGGGGGCGATTCCCCGGTGACGATCACCTCGTCGAACGAACTCGACGATGCGGCGATCCGTGCCGCCGTCGATGAGGCCGGCTACGAGGTGAAGTGATGCCCCGCGAGCTCGAGCTCGACATCACGGGCATGACCTGTGCGTCGTGTTCGGCCCGGATCGAGAAGAAGCTCACCCGCCTCGACGGGGTCACCGCGGAGGTCAACCTGCCGCTGGAGACCGCGCATGTGATCATCGATTCCGAGCTCAGCGACGACGACATCACCGCCGCCGTCGAGAAGGCCGGCTACAGCGCCACGGTGCGCAGCCCCGGCGGAGGCGGCGACGGCCCCGAGATCGTCGACTACGATCCCCGCCATCTGCGGCCGCGCTTCATCGGCTCACTCATCCTGGCGGTGCCGATCGTCGCGATCTCGATGGTCATGAGCTGGCACTTCACCGGCTGGCAGTGGATCGTCGCGATCCTCGCCCTGCCCGTCGTCACGTGGGGTGCGTGGCCGTTCCATTCGGCGGCGTTCAAGGCCGCGCGCGGTGGGTCGACGACCATGGACACCCTGGTCAGCGTCGGCATCACCGTCGCGAGCCTGTACTCCTACTTCACGCTGGGCCGGGCCGTCGCCGATGGCCATGGCTGGGCGATCCCGGGCGATTACCACGTGTGGTTCGAGGCGGCCGCGGCGATCACGGTGTTCCTGCTCATCGGCAAGCTCACCGAAGATCGGGCGAAGAACCGGGCGACGGCCGCGCTCAAGGCACTCCTCGACCTCGGCGC encodes:
- a CDS encoding metal-sensitive transcriptional regulator, with the translated sequence MTEQHGYTPQKDALTRRMKRIEGQVRGIGKMIDDDKYCIDILTQVSAATAALHAVSINLLEEHIAHCVVDAAGSGDEEEARKKVEEASAAISRLIKS
- a CDS encoding heavy-metal-associated domain-containing protein, translated to MTTTTITVSGMTCGHCEAAVKEELGALAGVSDVAVDLNAGGDSPVTITSSNELDDAAIRAAVDEAGYEVK